In Malus sylvestris chromosome 16, drMalSylv7.2, whole genome shotgun sequence, the following are encoded in one genomic region:
- the LOC126609133 gene encoding uncharacterized protein LOC126609133, which translates to MMPALPKFLLDSSGNHTSTLNPQYVTWFKNDQNIFIWISSTLSDALIPYTIGVNSARELWSKLESCLATASQSHIHKLCSYLRNITKGDSMFWLGSTIIDKLNGLLLSKELKLTTCKKAFSSTRIQTFNSFVGLLPTPIGDFGSHAFFTQSGSNLNSYGSQQRGNFSNLGHYNNRDTQRNYQGF; encoded by the exons ATGATGCCTGCTCTGCCGAAATTTCTTCTTGATTCGTCTGGTAATCACACTTCTACTTTGAATCCTCAATATGTTACGTGGTTTAAGAATGATCagaacattttcatttggattAGTTCTACACTCTCAGATGCTCTTATTCCATACACTATTGGAGTAAATTCGGCTCGTGAGCTATGGTCGAAATTGGAATCATGCCTCGCAACTGCATCGCAATCACACATTCACAAGCTTTGTTCTTATCTTCGTAACATCACGAAGGGTGATTCTATG TTTTGGCTTGGTTCTACCATTATTGATAAACTTAATGGTCTTCTTTTGAGCAAAGAGCTTAAGTTAACTACTTGCAAGAAAGCCTTTTCGTCGACACGAATTCAGACCTTTAATTCTTTTGTTGGTCTTCTTCCCACACCGATTGGTGATTTTGGTTCACATGCATTCTTTACTCAGAGTGGATCTAACTTGAATTCCTATGGTTCTCAACAGCGCGGCAATTTTTCCAACCTTGGGCACTATAATAACCGTGATACTCAGAGGAATTATCAAGGCTTTTAG
- the LOC126609134 gene encoding uncharacterized protein LOC126609134 gives MTSFAGNLFTFVFPFLLIFSFRTVVKNRTHLLTSFVDRDPSIKSLISCLDLASAGNTNHRFPRSPAKSPSPISLCLRHRPFLHLTRVGTLDDDFFSSDDDDARSLFGPNQIAPIIIFSSSSHSTSKLGFNGTYGTRVSEIVHSSLTFKAEKFTISDDRARGRDGDRESNEEEEKCGDEEMDDQAVDLQFLINELELGHWDVATLFFLLKV, from the coding sequence ATGACGTCGTTCGCTGGCAACCTTTTCACCTTCGTCTTCCCCTTCCTCCTTATCTTCTCATTTCGCACGGTCGTAAAAAATAGAACCCACCTCCTCACCTCCTTTGTCGACCGCGACCCTTCTATAAAATCCCTCATCTCCTGCCTCGACCTCGCTAGCGCCGGCAATACCAACCACCGCTTTCCTAGATCTCCAGCCAAGTCCCCATCTCCGATCTCTCTCTGCCTCCGACACCGCCCATTTCTTCACCTCACCCGCGTCGGAACCTTAGATGACGATTTCTTCTCCAGCGATGACGACGATGCTCGCTCCCTCTTCGGCCCCAATCAGATCGCCCCAATCATCAttttctcctcttcctctcactcCACCTCCAAATTAGGGTTTAATGGAACTTACGGGACTAGGGTTTCTGAAATTGTGCACTCCAGCCTCACGTTTAAGGCTGAGAAATTCACCATTTCTGATGACAGAGCTAGAGGCAGAGATGGCGACAGAGAAAGCaatgaagaagaggagaaaTGCGGCGATGAAGAAATGGACGATCAGGCCGTTGATTTGCAATTCTTGATCAACGAATTAGAGTTGGGTCACTGGGACGTGGCGACGTTGTTCTTTCTCTTGAAAGTGTGA